In Rutidosis leptorrhynchoides isolate AG116_Rl617_1_P2 chromosome 6, CSIRO_AGI_Rlap_v1, whole genome shotgun sequence, the DNA window gacctcttgcaaggagatTTAACAAGAATTAATGCGGTAGGATCAACTTGCCTCTTTCTGTATAGCCTCGATAATCGCAGCTTCCTTCTCTTTCTCCAATTGTGCTGCCACATCAGCAAGAACTTTATTCCGGCCCTCCTCCAAAGTCCTCTGGATTTCGAGCCTGATCTCGTCAGAACCCAATCTTTCTTCCACTTTCTTCCTAATCGCCTCTTCCACTCTTTTTGCGGTTTCTTCCTCCACCAACTTCAATTCTGCTTCCTGCTGACGCCTgataaaagttttataaaagtttaaacAAAGGATGATTGCTGAACCACAAACCAAAATGCTAATCAGCTAAAACCGATGATAAATTTTTACTACGAAACCGTCCACATTACTCTCTTTTTTATTCTTCTACAAGTGACAAACTAACCTTCATGTAGACAAGAGGACTATATATATGCTTATTATAAAGCATACCTCTAACGAGTTCCTGATGCAAACAAATCAGTTTCAAAACTGGTGAACAGTAGTCAGTAGTAGATTAACGAGGCATCCAATTGATCATCAAAAATAACAAGTTGAACTATAGCAGTAGTATCTTCCTTCACAATAGCCTGTGGAGAAAAATGTCAAGTaacctttttcatgtttatattcagACGCATCTGCAAAATAATTTACTTTTTGACATCGCATGACAATAATATTGTGTTGGTGTCATTCTAATCTAACCCTGACCAACAAAAACTGAATGGGAAGGCTTCTTATCTGATTTCTGTAAAAGTTTTGATGGCAGTGGCAACCACATTAGATGGTGAAGTAACATCATCCAAACCCTCACACAAAAGTTTATCACCAACACGTAGGATTAAAAAACACACTTTTTAACAGTTTTCTTCAATCCCATACTACATGGCTATCACTTATGCTTCTGAAATCACACTTCAAAAGTCTCTTTACATAATTCTATAATCCTTTAACATTCAAGGTTACAGATTTTCTACTAAATCTTGCCCATTAAAAAATGGAGTTTCTTGATTGCCATGCTATTTGGACACTCTTAAAAGTCCATGTTAGTATTGTACACTATAAAAATATAAATGAGGATAATGATAACGTGATTTTCAAACAGCAAAGGTTAACCAAATTGGAGAACTCAATGTAATAGAGGAATTTTTAAATTACTAGTAAATACTTCTACAAATATATTTTTTCAACAAAACAACAATTATCCGTTGTGTGACATAAAACTACCAGCAAGGTAAGTTAGATGCCAATTCCAAATATAGCGAAAATTGTTTCCATTTGCAATATCAAATTTTGGAATTTCGTGAATATACTGTAGATTAGCAAATTAGTGAATATATTGTAGATTGGCAAATTAGTGAATATACTGGCAGGTATCAGTCAGTTAAAACTTGTTTCAAGGGATACTCAACTCTCTAGTATTATCGACGATCATGTGCCCTCATTTTACGATAAGCTTAGTTACTTAACTTTGAGTCAAGAGTATTAGTATAACCCCGCATTTATCTAAATAACAGCGACGTACCTATCTAAGTCCAAGGTGTTCAAATTTGTTTAATGAAGGCATTCATAAATATGAATCCGTATTCTCCTAACTAGAGTAGTGGAACACATTTTTGTAACACCAAAAGACAGATTTACGCAACACCAAAAGACAGATTTACGCAACACCAAAAGCCTATACCAAATTAAATGTGAAAACATTAATTTTGAAGTGCGGCTTAAAAAATTTATACCTTGTAAGTGCAATTCCAAAATGTTAACACTATGAATAACATAGCACTTCAATGAACAATAAATGATAATTGATTTACATAattgaaaagagaaaaaaaaaaaaatgaggaaCGAGATAATGAAACAGAGATTTCTAGTAATTGATATACAAATACCTTTTcttttcatcttcatcttctttttTGATCTTTTTATCCACAATTTTACAATTTATGGACCCAATACTAGGAGATTTTGCCACAGGAGCTAACGAAGCGCTCCTGCTTTTCTGTTGCCTATGACGCCTTGGTGATGTTGAGCGACTTATGTGTCGCCTACGAGTCAGTGAACGGCTGCGATGACGGCGATGCGGCGGGGATATAGAGCGACTTTTCCGCCTGAAAAGAAAATGTTATATGAGCATAGGACAATATTTAAAGCAGCAGATAAGATCAATATGACATAACATCCCTCCATTTAGTAGTACAATACAAAAGCTATTACCATTACCTCTTTTATTGCTATGTATAGACTGGGCGCAAAAGGCTAAACTCACAATCAAGCGAGAAATCACGTAAATCATCCCCCATCACTGGCTCACTTCTCATGTGAAGTATCGTAGCTTCTTTCTTAAGGTGAATTCAAAAACAAGATATATTTCACTTATTATGTTACTTTTAGCATGCTTTATGAACGTGACATTATCAAGCTAAAGTGAACACCCATTATTATTCTACATAACACATTTAATGTTTCTGGGGCTCTTCATGGACACAGCCCAACATTATCCTCTTAAGGAAACACTTCAACAAAGCTTGAAGGTCATCAAAGCACTCATGAAAAGGGGAAGCCTCATGCCAGCGACATATCATATGAGAAATACCAAGGGATAATACACAATAGATTATTGAGGCGTCTGCCAGAATATGTAACAGCAAATAGACGAATGACAAGCAATTCCACATAAACATATCCGGAGATTTATGTCGAGTAACGGACTTAAAAGATGCCAATGAAAGCATCAATGACTTGGTCTGGACTGCGGAAAACAAAAAGCTTGCAAAAAGATCAGGTACTTAAAACTTATAGCTCCATTCCTGAAATTAGTTGACTCTTACTAACATAGACAGAAAAAGAGCATAGTACGCTTTAAGACCAACACAAATCTGGATTCGTTACTTCCATTTTTGTCCGTTCATTTAGAAAGAAAAAATTATGTGCCAAGTCCGGTGATTAGTAATACGTGTTCCATAAATTTTGTTTATATCTATAGAGCAAACCTCAATGGATTACAAACACACAAAATACAAGAAGGTAACTGAGAGTGAACCTACTGCTTATAGCTAATCACACACAATCAGAAAACAAAAGCACTTATATCATATTAATATCTGTAATTTGAATTGTTTACTGCTAATACAGAAAAAGCTAAACATATATGCAAATGATAACAACAAAATCAAATACTTATCACTTCATgaacaaaataaatacaaaaaacGATCCTAAGAGTATAATCAGGTATCAATCACCTGCTATAAGAATAAGGAGATCGCCTGCTTCGATCTCTATGACTCCGATCTCTACGGCTATTATACCTCTGCACCACCGGCGACGGTGACCGCGAATACCTCCGCCGTTTATACGACGGCGACCGAGATATATCCCTATCCCGAGCCATACCTTCTATCAAATCTAATCTACAAACACAAACAATAGTTATAGCACCTGAAAAATCAACATAAATAACGAAAAGTAATTCAATCGCTTTATTTTCCGTTAAGTATATtatgaattcatacatataaaaccaatCAGAGCTAAGTAATTACCTTAATTTGATgattgacggattcagtagttagcgATAAGCGCTAAAACCCGGGAACAGGAGAAATTAAAGTTAAAATGTGTATCAATGGTGTAATTTAGCAGACGATAGTATCAAACTATCAATCATCACATAACACGCATTAGATTATTTCTATCAAATCAATTACTACGTGTTTTTGCTACGTCTGTATATCTAAATCGATATATGTGTGGGTTCGAGAATTTGTGGCACGATTATCAAAAGGGGGAAAGATGAAGGACTGAGCGGAAGAAAAACATTTGTTGCTgtcgtatttttatttttttccttcggAAAGTTTTATTCACTAACTAGTTAAGGGATCCGTGAACTCACGGgttatttcaaaaatatatatattaaaactaattaataaaatctTTAAGttctatataaacagaaaaatagaaaactTTATGCAACACATATTACAatcaagttcatacattacaatttgTTAGGCATATGACGAAAAAGATTAGTTTGACACATTTTAGGAAATCATAAACTATAATAAAAACGAACCAGTAAAATAGAAAAGAAACTTTGGTAAGACCCGCCCGTTTGCCATAAAAGATCAAGAAGACACTCATGAATCTATTGATGAAACAATTATGATTTATGAATCATAGATGATTTTGCTATTACTATTTCGAAACAAATATGATTTATGAATCATAGATGATTTTGCTATTACTATTTCATTAACTATATaacatacaaactaaatatatcttaaagaaattaaaaaaacaaaaaaaagccACCGTTGACACTATAAGTATGACCCGTgaaaataagtttttttttatttggTAAAGACTCGTAAAAATAAGTTTGATGTATAAACCATTAGCATATTGACTATTGATCAGGGCCTTTAGCTATATGGATACATTCACTTCCCAAATATTTGAGACATTATTGAACGCTACAATTAATAATAAAGAAAACGAACACCCTCGTAAGAGCTTGTTAAAAATCAATTATAGTACTTGGATGATTTTTGTACAAAGACAAAGATGAGAGAAATGGAGATTGAGATAAGAGGAAGATGAATGTGAAAGTATTTAAATTTGAATTAAAATAAAATGAGTAGTGAGTTCCTATGCATTTGTTGGGGAGATGTTGAAACTACCAATCAAAATAAAGAGGTGACAGTAAATTGCTCCGTAATATTTAAAAGCATGAAAGACATAAGTAGAGtaataatatacttatttattaattattattattagtacaattTATAGaattaatataaatttaaaaaggaAATTATGACATAAGCAAGGTTAATTGGTACAACCCTTATAAGCATATGTTACAACTCTAAAAAGCATATAATGACATCACCCTCAACTTCCTTTTATTAGATAAGATAGATAGATTTTGCCACTTACTTTTATTCTcatttatttatctatttaatttaattaaaagaaTACAATTAAACTTATGAGTACATAGACAAAATTTACAGTTAAACTTATaattagtatatagacaaaatttacAGTTAAACTTATaattagtatatagacaaaatttacAGTTATATTTAGTATATAGACGAAATTAGGTCGTAGGTTTCTGCAGTTTGTTCTAAATTGCCAGGATGTTCCAAAACCTTTTTCTACTTGGTTGGTCATCCACACATGCAAAAATTATGCGATTGATCACTGAGATTAACGTTCGTTAGTGAGTTGTCGTTTAGTTAGTTTATTTGCCAATCATGTGAGAGTATCTTCTTCCATTTGGTTTAACATCATCTCTGACTTCACATTTACTaatcaaaaataaaaatataataaatctaAATTAAAAATGTAATGAAAATCAAAATGAAATGCAGGCTTAGTATCTTGCCTCTAAATTTTGATTTTCAAActaaatgataatattataattctaTGAAGTATAAGACTATAAGGTTAAACTAGCTAAATtacccgtgaaatcacgagtttaTTAAAGAAATATCGTTGAATTATATGTTATAGCTAACAAATATTACAAAATCATATGTGGATGCTATATAAAATCAAAATATCAATCAATCTCTCTACTTATTAAAGCAAAAGCTAAAAtatgtaattaatttttaaaactaCAATTTTTAACCCTTAGATCTACAACCAAGTTTCTATCCAGCCGTTGATTTGATAGTCGAAATAATTATTACCTAACTATTTTTCAAGTTTAATGTCAAAGACATAACTACCCCGGATTCAAAAAACCCCTGATTTCAATTCAACCTTCAACTTCCTGAAATCATCGGCGCTTATTTTGTTCCGTCACTTCCGTTTCAACGGTTAATCTTTATACCCTAAATTTAATCTACGCATCATCATCTTTTTATCATCTTACACAGACGCTCAATACGTTTATTCCATCAAAAAATAAAATCGGATCACATGTTCAAGTAAACATACGATGTTTCAAAACTCAATAAATTAGAATTGTGTTCATGTATGTACAGGTAATATTTCGAAATTCATAAGTATATTTCAGTCTCAAATTTAGGGTTATTTGTTGATTAATTTAGTTTTGTTTATTTAGCCTAAAACTTGAATTGCTAGATCAAAATTAAAGTCGCCAAACCCCGTTTTTTGATCATTAATGGTaa includes these proteins:
- the LOC139851866 gene encoding uncharacterized protein, whose protein sequence is MARDRDISRSPSYKRRRYSRSPSPVVQRYNSRRDRSHRDRSRRSPYSYSRRKSRSISPPHRRHRSRSLTRRRHISRSTSPRRHRQQKSRSASLAPVAKSPSIGSINCKIVDKKIKKEDEDEKKRRQQEAELKLVEEETAKRVEEAIRKKVEERLGSDEIRLEIQRTLEEGRNKVLADVAAQLEKEKEAAIIEAIQKEEQAEREKEEVERLVEQNRRRIEEAKRREALEQQRLEEERYKELEELQRQKEAALLRKKKQEDEERAKQQKLLGKNKSRPKLSFALGSK